A single Sutterella megalosphaeroides DNA region contains:
- a CDS encoding efflux RND transporter periplasmic adaptor subunit: MQNRKILAAALACALGAAALTGCTEDNAAQQAASASQARPPAEVKVITLKAGDHAIDTVLTGRTSAYHVAEVRPQVNGILQKRLFTEGAQVKAGEALYQIDPAPYEANLKSAQASLAQAQATLSQARADAKRSAELVKIKAVSVQANDAAQAALKSAEAAVEAGRAAVNAAKIDLGYTKVLSPISGRVSRSEVTEGALMGAYQAQILTTVQQLDPIYVDVTQTAEDMLRIRREIEKGTLKTDKDGNARVTLALADGTAYGLEGKLTFTDAQVEESTGSVKLRAVFPNPKSELMPGMYVRARLLEGVRPESILVNMQCVMRDTKGTAYVYVVTPDNKVERRDIVVSRTEGTNWLVDSGLKDGERVIFEGFQRTAPGATVKPVEFNPADLPAPKPLFE; the protein is encoded by the coding sequence ATGCAGAATCGGAAAATCTTGGCCGCGGCGCTTGCCTGCGCTCTCGGTGCGGCCGCCCTGACGGGCTGCACGGAGGACAATGCTGCTCAGCAGGCGGCCTCCGCGTCGCAGGCTCGGCCTCCCGCCGAAGTGAAAGTGATTACGTTGAAGGCGGGCGATCATGCGATCGATACGGTCCTTACGGGGCGCACGAGCGCCTATCACGTTGCCGAGGTTCGCCCTCAGGTGAACGGCATCCTCCAGAAGCGCCTCTTCACGGAAGGCGCGCAGGTTAAGGCGGGAGAGGCGCTTTACCAGATCGATCCGGCTCCCTACGAAGCCAATCTGAAGAGCGCTCAGGCCTCGCTCGCGCAGGCCCAGGCCACGCTGAGCCAGGCGCGTGCCGACGCCAAGCGTTCGGCTGAGCTCGTCAAGATCAAGGCGGTGTCCGTTCAGGCGAACGACGCCGCTCAGGCCGCGCTGAAGTCCGCCGAAGCGGCGGTCGAAGCGGGCCGCGCCGCCGTGAACGCCGCGAAGATCGATCTCGGCTACACGAAGGTTCTCTCGCCGATCTCGGGCCGCGTTTCCCGCTCCGAAGTGACGGAAGGCGCCCTGATGGGTGCCTACCAGGCGCAGATCCTCACGACCGTGCAGCAGCTCGACCCCATCTACGTCGACGTGACGCAGACGGCCGAAGACATGCTTCGCATTCGTCGCGAAATCGAAAAGGGCACGCTCAAGACCGACAAGGACGGCAACGCCCGCGTGACGCTCGCTCTGGCCGACGGGACGGCGTACGGTCTCGAAGGCAAGCTCACCTTTACGGACGCTCAGGTCGAAGAGTCGACCGGTTCGGTCAAGTTGCGCGCGGTCTTCCCGAATCCGAAGTCCGAACTCATGCCCGGCATGTACGTTCGCGCGCGTCTTCTCGAAGGCGTTCGCCCCGAAAGTATCCTCGTCAACATGCAGTGCGTGATGCGCGATACGAAGGGTACGGCCTACGTCTACGTCGTGACGCCCGACAACAAGGTCGAACGCCGCGACATCGTCGTCAGCCGCACGGAAGGCACGAACTGGCTGGTCGACTCGGGCCTGAAGGACGGCGAACGCGTCATCTTCGAAGGCTTCCAGCGCACCGCTCCCGGGGCGACGGTCAAGCCCGTCGAATTCAACCCGGCGGATCTGCCGGCTCCGAAGCCGCTCTTCGAGTAA
- a CDS encoding efflux RND transporter permease subunit: MFSRFFIDRPVFSWVIALVMMLAGLLAINTLPVSQYPQIAPPQVSITATYPGASATTIERTVTQVIEQNLVGLDGYMYMNSTSDSAGRVSITVTFEAGTNPDMAQVQVQNKIQTALSTLPQVVQQLGVTIQKTSASFLMVLGFVSTDGKMKAADLGDYLASDIQEPISRVEGVGEVQVFGATYAMRVWLDPDKLVKYQLNPSDVIAAIQAQNQQVRVGGIAQQPTDGRQEFTATISAASLLETPEEFRKILLKVTPEGAKVRLSDVADVRIGSEQYMAFATYDGQESTGIAIKLASGANALQTQANVMQRIEELRPNFPQGVEVVVPFDTTPFVRAALHEVVKTLVEAIILVVFVMFLFLQNLRATFIPTIAVPVVLLGTFAVLEAAGFSINMLTMFAMVLAIGLLVDDAIVVVENVERVMREDGSSARDATVKSMGQIQGALVGIAMVLSAVFIPMAFFGGSTGVIYRQFSITIVAAMVLSVVVALTLTPALCAQVLKPVDHGEHMGKGGFFGWFNRGFDAFTHFVRDCIAATIGKRIVTFVAYAGIIALVVLGFMKVPSSFMPAEDQGVMLMQLQLPQGATMERTNRELQNIEAYLKKTEAASLDHFFVVRGFSFAGSGQNMALGFLKLKDWADRPNAEQGVAMIQRRAMGAFMMSPQFMNGSAFLFPLPSVPELGVADGFDFYIQDLSGQGHAKLMEVRNAFLAKANQDPRLTMVRHNGMDDTAQMQLTLDYEKLSALSLDIGTVNATLSTALAGSYVNDFMDRGRIKQVWVQGQIDSRMQPSDLYRWHVRNAKGEMVPLSAFASMSWDYGSPMLERFNGVSAVNIQGSPAPGVASGEAMNAVEEIAAEVLPTGYGISWNGVSYQERQSGSQQTALYAISVLIVFLCLAALYESWSVPIAVILVIPCGVVGALGLTYYLGMNNDVYFKVGLLTTVGLVAKNAILIVEFAKDMVDKGEDVVHSALEAVRLRLRPILMTSLAFGLGVLPLAMAYGPGSGAQNAIGVGVLGGMITGTVLCVAFVPAFYVSIVGISRFISGKRHHGTPSNGEGASA; the protein is encoded by the coding sequence ATGTTTTCGCGTTTCTTCATTGACCGGCCCGTATTCTCCTGGGTGATCGCCCTGGTGATGATGTTGGCCGGGCTTCTCGCCATCAATACGCTCCCGGTGAGTCAGTATCCGCAGATCGCGCCTCCGCAGGTGTCGATCACGGCAACCTACCCGGGCGCTTCCGCCACGACGATCGAACGTACGGTCACGCAGGTGATCGAACAGAACCTCGTCGGCCTTGACGGCTACATGTACATGAACTCGACCTCCGACTCAGCGGGTCGCGTTTCGATTACGGTGACCTTCGAGGCGGGGACGAACCCCGACATGGCGCAGGTTCAGGTTCAGAACAAGATCCAGACGGCCCTTTCCACGCTGCCGCAGGTCGTGCAGCAGCTCGGCGTGACGATTCAAAAGACGTCCGCGAGCTTCCTGATGGTGCTCGGTTTCGTGAGCACCGACGGGAAGATGAAGGCGGCCGACCTGGGCGACTACCTTGCTTCCGACATTCAGGAACCGATTTCCCGTGTCGAAGGCGTCGGCGAAGTCCAGGTGTTCGGCGCCACCTACGCCATGCGCGTGTGGCTCGATCCGGACAAGCTCGTCAAGTACCAGCTGAATCCCTCGGACGTCATTGCGGCCATCCAGGCGCAGAACCAGCAGGTTCGCGTGGGCGGCATCGCGCAGCAACCGACGGACGGTCGTCAGGAATTCACCGCGACGATTTCCGCGGCGAGCCTGCTCGAGACGCCCGAAGAGTTCCGCAAGATCCTTCTGAAGGTGACGCCGGAAGGCGCCAAGGTTCGTCTTTCGGACGTGGCCGACGTGCGCATCGGGTCCGAGCAGTACATGGCCTTCGCCACGTACGACGGACAGGAATCGACGGGTATCGCCATCAAGCTCGCGTCGGGGGCGAACGCCCTGCAGACGCAGGCCAACGTCATGCAGCGCATCGAAGAACTTCGACCCAACTTCCCGCAGGGCGTCGAAGTCGTGGTGCCGTTCGATACGACGCCTTTCGTGCGCGCCGCTCTGCATGAAGTGGTGAAGACCCTGGTCGAAGCCATCATCCTGGTGGTCTTCGTCATGTTCCTCTTCCTGCAGAATCTGCGTGCGACGTTCATTCCGACGATTGCCGTTCCGGTGGTTCTGCTCGGTACCTTTGCGGTTCTCGAAGCCGCGGGCTTCTCGATCAACATGCTGACGATGTTCGCCATGGTGCTCGCGATCGGGCTTCTGGTGGACGACGCCATCGTGGTCGTGGAAAACGTCGAACGCGTGATGCGCGAGGACGGTTCGTCCGCGCGCGACGCGACCGTGAAGTCGATGGGGCAGATTCAGGGCGCTCTGGTCGGCATTGCCATGGTGCTTTCGGCCGTGTTCATTCCGATGGCCTTCTTCGGCGGCTCGACGGGCGTGATTTACCGTCAGTTCTCGATCACGATCGTGGCGGCCATGGTGCTCTCGGTCGTCGTGGCTCTGACGCTCACCCCCGCGCTTTGCGCGCAGGTTCTGAAGCCCGTCGATCACGGCGAACACATGGGCAAGGGGGGCTTCTTCGGCTGGTTCAACCGCGGGTTCGACGCCTTCACGCACTTCGTGCGCGACTGCATCGCGGCGACGATCGGCAAGCGCATCGTGACCTTCGTCGCGTACGCCGGCATCATCGCTCTCGTGGTTCTCGGCTTCATGAAGGTGCCTTCGAGCTTCATGCCGGCCGAAGACCAGGGCGTGATGCTCATGCAGTTGCAGCTTCCGCAGGGCGCCACGATGGAACGTACGAACCGCGAGCTGCAGAACATCGAAGCGTACCTGAAGAAGACGGAAGCGGCCTCGCTCGACCACTTCTTCGTCGTGCGCGGCTTCTCGTTTGCGGGCTCGGGCCAGAACATGGCTCTGGGCTTCCTGAAGCTCAAGGACTGGGCCGACCGTCCGAACGCCGAACAGGGCGTGGCCATGATCCAGCGCCGCGCCATGGGGGCCTTCATGATGAGTCCGCAGTTCATGAACGGGAGCGCCTTCCTCTTCCCGCTGCCTTCGGTGCCCGAACTCGGCGTGGCCGACGGCTTCGACTTCTACATCCAGGACCTCTCCGGTCAGGGACACGCGAAGTTGATGGAGGTGCGCAACGCGTTCCTCGCGAAAGCCAATCAGGACCCGCGCCTCACCATGGTTCGCCACAACGGTATGGACGACACGGCGCAGATGCAGCTCACCCTCGACTACGAGAAGCTCTCCGCGCTGAGTCTTGATATCGGCACCGTGAACGCGACGCTCTCGACCGCTCTGGCCGGCAGCTACGTCAACGACTTCATGGACCGCGGCCGCATCAAGCAGGTCTGGGTGCAGGGTCAGATCGACTCGCGCATGCAGCCCTCGGACCTCTACCGTTGGCATGTTCGCAACGCCAAGGGCGAGATGGTTCCGCTTTCGGCCTTCGCGTCGATGAGCTGGGACTACGGCAGCCCGATGCTCGAACGCTTCAACGGCGTTTCGGCCGTGAACATTCAGGGCAGTCCCGCTCCGGGCGTCGCCTCGGGCGAAGCCATGAACGCCGTCGAAGAGATTGCCGCGGAAGTCCTTCCGACGGGTTACGGCATTTCCTGGAACGGCGTCTCCTATCAGGAACGTCAGTCGGGTTCGCAGCAGACCGCGCTCTATGCGATCTCGGTTTTGATCGTGTTCCTCTGCCTCGCGGCGCTCTATGAAAGCTGGTCCGTGCCGATCGCGGTCATTCTCGTGATTCCGTGCGGCGTGGTCGGGGCTCTGGGCCTCACGTACTACCTCGGCATGAACAACGACGTGTACTTCAAGGTCGGCCTCCTGACGACGGTCGGTCTGGTTGCGAAGAACGCGATTCTGATCGTGGAATTCGCCAAGGACATGGTGGACAAGGGCGAGGACGTCGTGCACTCGGCGCTCGAAGCCGTTCGTCTGCGTCTGCGTCCGATTCTGATGACCTCGCTCGCCTTCGGTCTCGGCGTTCTGCCGCTCGCGATGGCGTACGGTCCGGGTTCGGGTGCGCAGAACGCGATCGGCGTGGGCGTTCTGGGCGGTATGATCACGGGGACGGTGCTTTGCGTCGCCTTCGTGCCCGCGTTCTACGTTTCGATTGTGGGCATCAGCCGCTTCATCTCCGGGAAGCGTCATCACGGGACGCCTTCGAACGGTGAGGGCGCATCGGCTTGA
- a CDS encoding efflux transporter outer membrane subunit, which translates to MQKKQLTILPVVLLLTLTGCVNLAPDYERPAAPVESAWPQGEAYATTEAKRAALPVWKDFIVDERLEKVIDLGLENNRDLRVAALNVERARALYGVQRSELFPTVAAAAQNAAQHTPETLSATGRSSTGHQYTAQLAMSSYELDFFGRVRNLNEQALQNYLASDDARRSAKSTLIGQIAMTWLTYGADVEQLKLQRETLASQEESFRLVEESFRLGAVSQLDYEQARTTVAAARASIAAYQRAVAVDRNALQLLVGAPIPEELLPTGIELASTLKVALPEGMPSEVLLNRPDVQQAERSLRAANASIGVARAAFFPSVSLSLGGGTGSLHLSDLFGGNSGMWSFTPNVALPIFTGGRNLANLEAARVDERIAATNYEKAIQTAFREVADALATEGTIEGELKSREEYADAAGKAYEISNSRYQHGAAAYTEVLDAQRAKVSAEQVLITTQLARASSLVTLYKVLGGGALEEPAKQGID; encoded by the coding sequence ATGCAGAAGAAACAATTGACGATTCTTCCGGTCGTTCTTCTCCTGACTCTGACGGGCTGCGTGAATCTTGCGCCCGATTACGAGCGCCCCGCGGCGCCCGTTGAAAGCGCCTGGCCTCAGGGCGAGGCGTATGCGACGACCGAAGCGAAGCGGGCGGCCCTTCCGGTCTGGAAGGACTTCATCGTGGACGAACGCCTCGAAAAGGTGATCGACCTCGGCTTGGAAAACAACCGCGACCTGCGCGTTGCGGCGCTCAACGTCGAACGCGCCCGCGCCCTTTACGGCGTGCAGCGCTCGGAGCTCTTCCCGACCGTGGCCGCCGCCGCGCAGAATGCGGCGCAGCACACGCCCGAAACGCTTTCCGCGACGGGCCGCTCGAGTACGGGCCACCAGTACACGGCGCAGCTCGCGATGTCGAGCTACGAACTCGACTTCTTCGGGCGCGTGCGCAACCTCAACGAGCAGGCTCTGCAGAACTATCTGGCGTCCGACGACGCCCGCCGTTCCGCCAAGAGCACGCTCATCGGCCAGATCGCCATGACGTGGCTCACGTACGGTGCGGACGTCGAGCAGCTGAAGCTGCAGCGTGAAACGCTCGCCAGCCAGGAAGAAAGCTTCCGTCTCGTCGAGGAGAGCTTCCGCCTCGGCGCCGTGAGCCAGCTCGACTACGAGCAGGCCCGCACGACCGTGGCCGCCGCCCGCGCTTCGATCGCCGCGTATCAGCGCGCCGTCGCCGTGGACCGCAACGCGTTGCAGCTCCTCGTGGGCGCTCCGATTCCCGAAGAGCTCCTGCCGACGGGGATCGAACTCGCCTCGACCCTCAAGGTGGCTCTGCCCGAAGGGATGCCGAGCGAAGTGCTCCTCAACCGTCCGGACGTCCAACAGGCCGAACGGTCGCTGCGTGCGGCCAACGCCTCGATCGGCGTGGCGCGCGCCGCGTTCTTCCCGAGCGTGTCGCTCTCGCTCGGCGGCGGTACGGGCTCCCTGCACCTCTCGGACCTCTTCGGCGGCAATTCCGGCATGTGGAGCTTTACCCCGAACGTGGCGCTTCCGATCTTCACGGGCGGGCGCAACCTTGCGAATCTCGAAGCCGCGCGCGTCGACGAGCGCATTGCGGCGACGAATTACGAGAAGGCCATTCAAACGGCCTTCCGTGAAGTGGCCGACGCGCTCGCGACCGAAGGCACGATCGAGGGCGAACTGAAGTCGCGGGAAGAGTATGCCGACGCGGCCGGCAAGGCGTACGAAATCTCCAATTCGCGCTACCAGCACGGGGCTGCGGCCTACACCGAAGTGCTCGACGCGCAGCGCGCGAAGGTCTCGGCCGAACAGGTTCTGATCACGACGCAGCTCGCGCGTGCTTCGAGCCTCGTCACGCTCTACAAGGTGCTCGGCGGCGGTGCGCTCGAAGAGCCCGCCAAGCAGGGCATCGACTGA
- a CDS encoding TetR/AcrR family transcriptional regulator, with amino-acid sequence MSKQTDTYMQRRREILEAAERCVLRDGLRKLRLRDLAKESGQSLGNFYNYFENKQALIEALVEKEVDWFIRSATLPSEPLPAGATYRERLRRRLETFVSAYLSPDGVKTMLSIASEALVDPKVRAILKAANKRVCERMVANISEDREVIERLPPEVLEVRMQLTRSMLESVRVMLVFDDDLDPVLIRNTLVDRLTDMFIDEIARDHGVSPEEIARRV; translated from the coding sequence ATGTCGAAGCAAACCGACACCTACATGCAACGCCGCCGCGAGATTCTCGAGGCGGCGGAGCGTTGCGTTTTGCGCGACGGCCTTCGAAAGCTGCGCCTGCGCGACCTTGCCAAGGAGTCCGGCCAGAGTCTCGGGAACTTCTACAACTACTTCGAGAACAAGCAGGCTCTGATCGAGGCGCTTGTCGAGAAGGAGGTCGACTGGTTCATCCGGAGCGCCACGCTCCCTTCGGAACCTCTGCCGGCGGGCGCCACGTATCGCGAACGTCTGCGTCGCAGGCTGGAAACGTTCGTTTCCGCCTACCTGTCGCCCGACGGCGTGAAGACGATGTTGTCGATTGCAAGCGAAGCGTTGGTCGACCCGAAGGTGCGGGCCATTCTGAAGGCCGCCAACAAGCGCGTTTGCGAGCGGATGGTTGCGAACATCTCCGAAGACCGCGAGGTGATCGAGCGTCTCCCGCCCGAGGTGCTCGAGGTGCGCATGCAGCTGACGCGCTCGATGCTCGAATCGGTGCGCGTGATGCTCGTCTTCGACGACGACCTGGATCCGGTGCTGATACGCAACACGCTCGTCGACCGGCTGACGGACATGTTCATCGACGAAATCGCCCGGGATCACGGGGTCTCGCCCGAGGAAATCGCCCGACGGGTGTGA